One genomic window of bacterium includes the following:
- a CDS encoding ATP-binding protein, with protein sequence MNTLPRLVEGALAERLRVMPAVVVTGARQTGKSTLVAKRVPGQRRYASLD encoded by the coding sequence ATGAATACACTCCCCCGCCTCGTGGAAGGCGCGCTGGCCGAGCGGCTGCGGGTGATGCCGGCGGTTGTGGTGACCGGCGCGCGGCAGACCGGCAAGAGCACCCTGGTCGCCAAGCGCGTGCCGGGCCAGCGGCGCTACGCATCGCTGGACG